The Desulfovibrio aminophilus genome contains a region encoding:
- a CDS encoding sigma-54-dependent Fis family transcriptional regulator: protein MKTILVCGDPAADYSAVERCYEDECRVERFASKAPFQKALAGHPDLAFIDVRFLGEGPGRGSERHYERDLAAFAELAPQTPVFVLCPPELTREAVKAVKAGAANYLILPLDAAEIAYVTESLEELNQLQHELDYLRGRFWKKDPDDVTQTNSPAMREVFRKLRRVAPTRTTVLLTGETGVGKGTMARLVHLHSNRAAKPFIAVHCGAIPETLIESELFGHEKGAFTGAVRQKLGKFEIASGGTIFLDEVGTLPPSSQVKLLGVLQDRSFQRVGGERDIEANVRIIAATNENLKQLCRADKFRTDLYYRLNVFPVELPPLRERVEDIPLIAAGILARIKRTDPSDIRGFAPSVLEAFRLYPWPGNVRELENVIERAYILESSDLLGPESFPAEMFTEEAASSLLPVDPTLPLAEARRRSVDDMEERYLREVLTRHKGRIADTAKHAGITTRQLHKLMTRHGLKKESFK from the coding sequence ATGAAAACCATACTCGTGTGCGGCGACCCCGCCGCCGACTATTCCGCCGTGGAGCGCTGCTACGAGGACGAATGCCGCGTGGAGCGCTTCGCGTCCAAGGCCCCGTTCCAGAAGGCCCTGGCCGGGCACCCGGACCTGGCCTTCATCGACGTGCGCTTCCTGGGCGAGGGCCCGGGCCGGGGTTCGGAGCGCCATTACGAGCGCGACCTGGCGGCCTTCGCGGAACTGGCCCCGCAGACCCCGGTGTTCGTGCTCTGCCCCCCGGAGCTGACCCGCGAGGCGGTCAAGGCGGTCAAGGCCGGGGCGGCCAACTACCTCATCCTGCCCCTGGACGCGGCCGAGATCGCCTACGTCACCGAGAGTCTGGAGGAACTGAACCAGCTCCAGCACGAACTGGACTACCTGCGCGGCCGGTTCTGGAAAAAAGACCCCGACGACGTGACCCAGACCAACTCCCCGGCCATGCGCGAGGTCTTCCGCAAGCTCCGGCGCGTGGCCCCCACGCGGACCACGGTGCTGCTCACCGGCGAGACCGGCGTGGGCAAGGGCACCATGGCCCGGCTCGTGCACCTGCACTCCAACCGGGCGGCCAAGCCGTTCATCGCCGTGCACTGCGGGGCCATCCCGGAGACGCTCATCGAGAGCGAGCTGTTCGGCCACGAGAAGGGCGCCTTCACCGGGGCCGTGCGCCAGAAGCTCGGCAAGTTCGAGATCGCCTCCGGCGGGACGATCTTCCTGGACGAGGTGGGCACCCTGCCGCCCTCCTCCCAGGTCAAGCTCCTGGGCGTGCTCCAGGACCGGAGCTTCCAGCGCGTGGGCGGGGAGCGGGACATCGAGGCCAACGTGCGGATCATCGCGGCCACCAACGAGAACCTCAAGCAGCTCTGCCGCGCGGACAAGTTCCGCACGGACCTCTACTACCGCCTGAACGTGTTCCCGGTGGAGCTGCCGCCCCTGCGCGAACGGGTGGAGGACATCCCGCTCATCGCGGCCGGAATCCTGGCCCGGATCAAGCGCACGGACCCCTCGGACATCCGGGGCTTCGCGCCCTCGGTGCTGGAGGCCTTCCGGCTCTATCCCTGGCCGGGCAACGTGCGGGAGCTGGAGAACGTCATCGAGCGGGCCTACATCCTGGAGTCCTCGGACCTGCTGGGCCCGGAGAGCTTCCCGGCCGAAATGTTCACCGAGGAGGCCGCCTCCAGCCTGCTGCCCGTGGACCCCACCCTGCCGCTGGCCGAGGCCCGGCGGCGCTCAGTGGACGACATGGAGGAGCGCTACCTGCGCGAGGTGCTCACCCGGCACAAGGGCCGCATCGCGGACACGGCCAAGCACGCGGGCATCACCACCCGCCAGCTGCACAAGCTCATGACCCGCCACGGACTGAAAAAGGAAAGCTTCAAGTAA
- a CDS encoding SulP family inorganic anion transporter, with the protein MQSGLVARLRGDLFGGLTAGIVALPLALAFGVASGAGAAAGLYGAMILGFFAAVFGGTPTQISGPTGPMTVVTAAALVAFQGDLPSVMLAVAISGVLQMVLGVIRVGRFVRFIPYPVISGFMSGIGVIIILLQIHPLLGAHSVSSPLQSVLTLGPALAQTSFSSLFLGALAMAIVFLTPARISRVLPSPLIALIAGTLVSVILGLDVATIGAIPQGLPELRLPAFNPGRLREILGYALALAVLGTMDTLLTSLVADSMTKERHNPNRELLGQGLGNMLCGLVGGIPGAGATMRTVVNIKAGGSTRLAGAIHAVLLLAVLLGLGPLASRIPMPVLAGILVKVGVDILDYRMLGILRRAPRQDLAVMVTVFAITVFVDLIVAVAAGVTLASLLLTYRITRQSSIDIQGEEEFNGRLSEERGLQAVTDFAVRVVTVSGPFFFGTSASMQDAVAKLAGTRVLVINCLKVPFMDLSAIFALGEMVERMRDARVAVLLAVTDEHRKRLLELGFGSLLPEERMYAEHEPALAEALRLAEEDLRAARAAEHRPVKGTLQPM; encoded by the coding sequence ATGCAATCCGGTCTGGTCGCGCGGCTGCGCGGCGATCTCTTCGGCGGCCTCACGGCGGGCATCGTGGCCCTGCCCCTGGCCCTGGCCTTCGGCGTGGCCAGCGGCGCGGGCGCCGCCGCCGGTCTCTACGGGGCCATGATCCTCGGGTTCTTCGCCGCCGTGTTCGGCGGCACGCCCACCCAGATCTCCGGCCCCACGGGCCCCATGACCGTGGTCACGGCCGCCGCCCTGGTGGCCTTCCAGGGCGACCTGCCCTCGGTCATGCTGGCCGTGGCCATCTCCGGCGTCCTTCAGATGGTCCTGGGCGTCATCCGCGTGGGCCGCTTCGTGCGCTTCATCCCCTATCCGGTCATCTCCGGCTTCATGAGCGGCATCGGGGTCATCATCATCCTGCTCCAGATCCATCCGCTCCTGGGCGCGCACTCCGTGTCCTCGCCCCTGCAGAGCGTCCTGACCCTGGGCCCGGCCCTGGCCCAGACGAGCTTCTCCAGCCTGTTCCTGGGCGCCCTGGCCATGGCCATCGTCTTCCTCACCCCGGCGCGCATCTCCCGCGTCCTGCCCTCGCCGCTCATCGCCCTCATCGCGGGCACCCTGGTCTCCGTGATCCTGGGCCTGGACGTGGCCACCATCGGCGCCATCCCCCAGGGCCTGCCCGAGCTGCGCCTGCCCGCCTTCAACCCCGGCAGGCTGCGCGAAATCCTGGGCTACGCCCTGGCCCTGGCCGTGCTCGGCACCATGGACACCCTGCTCACCTCCCTGGTGGCCGACTCCATGACCAAGGAACGCCACAACCCCAACCGCGAACTCCTGGGCCAGGGCCTGGGCAACATGCTCTGCGGCCTGGTGGGCGGCATTCCCGGCGCGGGAGCCACCATGCGCACCGTGGTGAACATCAAGGCCGGCGGCAGCACCCGCCTGGCCGGGGCGATCCACGCCGTGCTCCTGCTGGCCGTGCTCCTGGGCCTCGGCCCCCTGGCCTCGCGCATCCCCATGCCCGTCCTGGCGGGCATCCTGGTCAAGGTCGGCGTGGACATCCTGGACTACCGCATGCTCGGCATCCTGCGCCGCGCCCCGCGCCAGGACCTGGCCGTCATGGTCACGGTCTTCGCCATCACCGTCTTCGTGGACCTCATCGTGGCCGTGGCCGCGGGCGTGACCCTGGCCTCCCTGCTCCTGACCTACCGCATCACCCGCCAGTCGAGCATCGACATCCAGGGCGAGGAGGAGTTCAACGGCAGGCTCTCCGAGGAGCGCGGGCTCCAGGCCGTCACGGACTTCGCCGTGCGCGTGGTCACGGTCAGCGGGCCCTTCTTCTTCGGCACCTCGGCCTCCATGCAGGACGCCGTGGCCAAGCTGGCCGGAACCCGGGTCCTGGTCATCAACTGCCTCAAGGTGCCCTTCATGGACCTCTCGGCCATCTTCGCCCTGGGCGAGATGGTGGAGCGCATGCGCGACGCCCGCGTGGCCGTGCTCCTGGCCGTGACCGACGAGCACCGCAAGCGCCTCCTGGAGCTGGGCTTCGGCTCCCTGCTGCCCGAGGAGCGCATGTACGCCGAGCACGAACCCGCCCTGGCCGAGGCCCTGCGGCTGGCCGAGGAAGACCTCCGCGCCGCCCGCGCCGCCGAGCACCGGCCCGTCAAGGGCACCCTTCAGCCCATGTAA